The Anabrus simplex isolate iqAnaSimp1 chromosome 1, ASM4041472v1, whole genome shotgun sequence genome window below encodes:
- the LOC136858111 gene encoding charged multivesicular body protein 1b-like — MSTYSLDKHIFNLKFAAKEMERNSNKCYKEERSEKEKCKKAIQKGNVECAKIHAENAIRQKNQALNFLTMSARLDAVATRVQTAATMRQVTKSMTGVTKAMDTAVKTMNLEKLTTLLDNFEKQCEDLDVQTGVVDSAIAQTNTTSIPIDDVEHLMIQIAEEAGLELKLQLPDENMDTVGISTGASQVRESLERRLNQLRKAD; from the exons atgtccacctattca TTAGATAAacacatatttaatttaaaatttgctgctaaagaaatggaaagaaattcaAATAAGTGCTATAAAGAAGAAAGATCTGAGAAAGAGAAGTGTAAGAAAGCAATCCAGAAGGGAAATGTAGAATGTGCAAAAATACATGCAGAAAATGCTATCAGACAGAAAAATCAAGCATTAAATTTCCTTACCATGAGTGCTCGATTGGATGCAGTGGCAACTCGAGTGCAGACTGCTGCGACTATGCGTCAAGTTACCAAGTCAATGACAGGAGTTACCAAAGCAATGGATACGGCAGTAAAAACAATGAATCTGGAAAAGCTTACCACTTTGTTAGATAACTTTGAGAAGCAATGTGAAGACCTTGATGTACAGACAGGAGTAGTGGATTCGGCAATAGCTCAGACTAATACAACATCAATACCAATTGATGATGTTGAACATTTAATGATTCAAATAGCAGAAGAAGCTGGTTTGGAACTAAAACTACAACTACCTGATGAAAATATGGACACTGTCGGAATCTCCACAGGAGCATCACAAGTGCGAGAGAGTTTGGAGAGGAGGCTTAATCAACTACGAAAAGCAGATTAA